A stretch of Sebastes fasciatus isolate fSebFas1 chromosome 19, fSebFas1.pri, whole genome shotgun sequence DNA encodes these proteins:
- the LOC141756838 gene encoding complement component C9-like, with amino-acid sequence MRIEVALQLGFCSLCLTLTLLGGGMGVDLPDPPAVDCRYSLWSEWSSCDPCTKIRARSRSVEVFGQFNGESCHDSVGDRQACMTDAPCELPPPPECSASEFQCESGSCIKKRLECNGDYDCEDGSDEDCEPLRKPCTSQVQDSNEQGRTAGYGINILGAEPRMNPFNNDYFNGRCDRVMNPNSGKHDRLPWNVGSFRYETLAEETNSKEIYEDTHSLLREMLREMSVKVDVGLSFKFKPSEESMSNKSSMVDLDYQLEKKTMIKNISEYSTIKNKSFMRVKGRVQLSTYKMRSRDLQMADEFLEHVKSLPVQYEKGIYFAFLEDYGTHYTKNGKTGGEYELIYVLNQDTIKARNLTERKIQECITLGITADFGKSLDKGHVNHTGCDNVTNKNQVDIHGKAAVDKVMTSVKGGTVESAVTMRAKLNKDGVMDIATYQNWARSIADVPALLSSEPEPIYNLVPLAMPDANARIANLRQATADYVAEYNGCKCNPCQNGGTLALMDGNCMCLCPHLYEGMACQNYKGDNAKHPGTRPTVNQEGNWSCWSSWSSCSGGKHTRTRGCNTAGLLGAVCRGDTSSEEHC; translated from the exons ATGAGGATTGAGGTTGCTCTCCAGCTGGGCTTCTGTAGCCTGTGTCTAACCCTGACACTTCTTGGAGGAGGAAT GGGAGTGGATCTTCCTGATCCACCAGCAGTTGACTGTCGTTATAGCCTCTGGTCAGAGTGGAGTTCATGTGATCCTTGCACGAAAATCAGA GCGCGTTCTCGGAGTGTAGAAGTGTTTGGCCAGTTTAATGGCGAGTCGTGCCATGATTCAGTGGGGGACAGGCAGGCCTGTATGACGGATGCTCCATGCGAGCTACCGCCTCCACCTGAATGCTCCGCCTCAGAGTTCCAGTGCGAGTCAG GTTCTTGCATCAAGAAGAGATTAGAGTGCAACGGGGACTATGACTGCGAGGACGGATCAGATGAGGACTGTGAGCCTCTGCGTAAACCCTGTACTTCGCAAGTCCAGGATAGCAATGAACAAGGCAGGACAGCAGGATACGG AATCAACATCTTGGGTGCAGAGCCTCGGATGAACCCCTTCAACAATGATTACTTCAATGGGAGGTGTGATCGAGTGATGAATCCAAACTCCGGGAAGCACGACAGGCTTCCCTGGAACGTTGGTAGTTTCAGATATGAG ACTTTAGCGGAAGAAACCAACTCCAAAGAAATCTATGAAGACACACACAGCCTCCTGAGGGAGATGCTGAGAGAGATGAGTGTTAAAGTTGATGTTGGACTTTCCTTCAAATTCAAACCAAGTGAGGAGTCCATGTCCAACAAGTCTTCAATGGTGGATTTAGATTACCAATTAGAGAAGAAAACAATGATCAAGAATATCTCAGAGTACTCCACCATTAAG AACAAGAGCTTTATGCGGGTGAAGGGCCGAGTGCAGCTGAGCACCTACAAGATGCGCTCCCGTGATCTCCAAATGGCTGATGAATTCTTGGAGCATGTGAAATCTTTGCCTGTGCAGTATGAGAAGGGGATTTATTTCGCCTTCCTGGAGGACTACGGAACTCACTACACCAAAAATGGGAAGACTGGCGGCGAATATGAGTTGATCTATGTTCTCAACCAGGACACCATCAAGGCAAGAA AtctcacagagagaaagattcAAGAATGCATCACATTAGGCATCACGGCAGACTTTGGCAAGAGTTTGGACAAGGGACACGTGAACCATACCGGCTGTGATAATGTAACAAACAAAAACCAAG TTGATATTCACGGAAAAGCAGCGGTGGACAAGGTGATGACATCAGTCAAAGGAGGCACTGTAGAAAGTGCCGTTACAATGCGGGCTAAACTGAATAAGGATGGAGTGATGGACATCGCTACCTATCAGAACTGGGCCCGGAGCATCGCTGATGTCCCTGCGCTGCTCAGCAGTGAG CCTGAGCCCATCTATAACTTAGTTCCATTAGCTATGCCAGACGCTAACGCCAGGATAGCCAACCTGAGGCAGGCCACCGCGGACTACGTGGCAGAGTACAACGGGTGCAAGTGTAATCCTTGTCAAAACGGAGGCACTCTAGCTCTGATGGATGGGAACTGTATGTGCCTGTGCCCTCACCTGTATGAAGGCATGGCCTGCCAGAATTACAAGGGTGATAACGCTAAACACCCAG GTACCAGACCTACTGTCAATCAGGAAGGTAACTGGTCGTGCTGGTCTAGCTGGTCCAGCTGTAGCGGAGGGAAACACACCAGGACACGCGGCTGTAACACAGCTGGGCTCCTTGGAGCTGTGTGCAGAGGAGACACCAGCAGTGAAGAACACTGCTAA
- the LOC141756836 gene encoding complement component C9-like, whose product MRIEVALQLGFCSLCLTLTLLGGGMGVDLPDPPAVDCRYSLWSEWSSCDPCTKIRARSRSVEVFGQFKGASCHDSVGDRQACVTDAPCDLPPPPECSASEFQCESGSCIKNRLECNGDYDCEDGSDEDCEPLRKPCTSQVQDTNEQGRTAGYGINILGAEPRMNPFNNDYFNGRCDRVMNPNSGKHDRLPWNVGSFRYETLAEETSSQEIYENTHSLLREVLREMSVKVDVGLSFKFKPSEDSMSDKSSKVDLDYQNEKTTMINQVSEYSTIKNKSFMRVKGRVQLSTYRMRSRDLQMADEFLEHVKSLPVQYEKGIYFAFLEDYGTHYTKNGKTGGEYELIYVLNQDTIKERNLTERKIQECIKLGITADLGIPGLEKGHLKHDDCDTVTNKNQVDSHGKAAVDKVITSVKGGTVESAVTMRAKLNKDGVMDLATYQNWARSIADVPALLSSEPEPIYNLVPLAMPDANARIANLRQATADYVAEYNGCKCNPCQNGGTLALMDGNCMCLCPHLYEGMACQNYMSDKAKHPGTRPTVNQEGNWSCWSSWSSCSGGKHTRTRGCNTAGLLGAVCRGDTSSEEHC is encoded by the exons ATGAGGATTGAGGTTGCTCTCCAGCTGGGCTTCTGTAGCCTGTGTCTAACCCTGACACTTCTTGGAGGAGGAAT GGGAGTGGATCTTCCTGATCCACCAGCAGTTGACTGTCGTTATAGCCTCTGGTCAGAGTGGAGTTCATGTGATCCTTGCACGAAAATCAGA GCGCGTTCTCGGAGTGTAGAAGTGTTTGGCCAGTTTAAAGGTGCGTCGTGCCATGATTCAGTGGGGGACAGGCAGGCCTGTGTGACAGATGCTCCATGCGATCTACCGCCTCCACCTGAATGCTCCGCCTCAGAGTTCCAGTGCGAGTCAG GTTCTTGCATCAAGAATAGATTAGAGTGCAACGGGGACTATGACTGCGAGGACGGATCAGATGAGGACTGTGAGCCTCTGCGTAAACCCTGTACTTCGCAAGTCCAGGATACCAATGAACAAGGCAGGACAGCAGGATATGG AATCAACATCTTGGGTGCAGAGCCTCGGATGAACCCCTTCAACAATGATTACTTCAATGGGAGGTGTGATCGAGTGATGAATCCAAACTCCGGGAAGCACGACAGGCTTCCCTGGAACGTTGGTAGTTTCAGATATGAG ACTTTAGCGGAAGAAACCAGCTCCCAAGAAAtctatgaaaacacacacagcctcctGAGGGAGGTGCTGAGAGAGATGAGTGTTAAAGTTGATGTTGGACTTTCCTTCAAATTCAAACCAAGTGAGGACTCCATGTCCGACAAGTCTTCAAAGGTGGATTTAGATTACCAAAACGAGAAGACAACAATGATCAATCAGGTCTCAGAGTACTCCACCATCAAG AACAAGAGCTTTATGCGGGTGAAGGGCCGAGTGCAGCTGAGCACCTACAGGATGCGCTCCCGTGATCTCCAAATGGCCGATGAATTCTTGGAGCATGTGAAATCTTTGCCTGTGCAGTATGAGAAGGGGATTTATTTCGCCTTCCTGGAGGACTACGGAACTCACTACACCAAAAATGGGAAGACTGGCGGCGAATACGAGTTGATCTATGTTCTCAACCAGGACACCATCAAGGAAAGAA AtctcacagagagaaagattcAAGAATGCATCAAATTAGGCATCACGGCAGACCTTGGAATCCCGGGTTTGGAAAAGGGACACCTGAAGCATGATGACTGTGATACTGTAACAAACAAAAACCAAG TTGATAGTCACGGAAAAGCAGCGGTGGACAAGGTGATTACATCAGTCAAAGGAGGCACTGTAGAAAGTGCCGTTACAATGCGGGCTAAACTGAATAAGGATGGAGTGATGGACCTCGCTACGTATCAGAACTGGGCCCGGAGCATCGCTGACGTCCCTGCGCTGCTCAGCAGTGAG CCTGAGCCCATCTATAACTTAGTTCCATTAGCTATGCCAGACGCTAACGCCAGGATAGCCAACCTGAGGCAGGCCACCGCGGACTACGTGGCAGAGTACAACGGGTGCAAGTGTAATCCTTGTCAAAACGGAGGCACTCTAGCTCTGATGGATGGGAACTGTATGTGCCTGTGCCCTCACCTGTATGAAGGCATGGCCTGCCAGAATTACATGAGTGATAAAGCTAAACACCCAG GTACCAGACCTACTGTCAATCAGGAAGGTAACTGGTCGTGCTGGTCTAGCTGGTCCAGCTGTAGCGGAGGGAAACACACCAGGACACGCGGCTGTAACACAGCTGGGCTCCTTGGAGCTGTGTGCAGAGGAGACACCAGCAGTGAAGAACACTGCTAA
- the LOC141757379 gene encoding growth arrest-specific protein 1-like has translation MASRAILMERTYLIFSVLILIIGLCVASPKNHRLVCWKAILKCHGEPQCHYAYDQYIYACASVINGERKKCPSHCISSLIQLNLTQSGPALEDCDCNQDPVCRSTKQAIEPCMPRTRTRTTTSSSTMGCTEARLQCEADQPCSSAMRDYLYHCRRLFGGERCSDGCRRVIADMRSIPKAQQLDTCVCDGTERNICEYIKVSMKTFCSDSSDRFAGSGFSDSEDDSEEDYIDQEDYQDVESSCDSPPGHTALNVLTTILVLTKLI, from the coding sequence ATGGCAAGTCGTGCCATATTGATGGAGCGCACATATCTGATATTCAGTGTATTGATCCTAATCATCGGTTTATGTGTCGCATCTCCAAAAAACCACAGGCTGGTCTGCTGGAAAGCCATCCTGAAGTGCCACGGAGAGCCGCAGTGCCATTACGCGTACGATCAGTACATTTACGCGTGTGCGTCAGTCATCAATGGGGAGCGTAAGAAGTGTCCCAGCCACTGCAtctcctctctcattcagctCAATCTCACCCAGAGTGGACCTGCTCTGGAGGACTGCGACTGCAACCAGGACCCGGTGTGCAGGAGCACCAAGCAGGCCATCGAGCCGTGCATGCCTCgcaccagaaccagaaccacaaCCAGCAGCTCCACCATGGGCTGCACAGAGGCCCGGCTGCAGTGCGAGGCGGACCAGCCCTGCAGCTCTGCCATGAGGGATTATTTATACCACTGCAGGAGGCTGTTCGGAGGAGAGAGGTGCTCGGACGGATGCCGGAGGGTGATAGCAGACATGCGCTCCATACCCAAAGCGCAGCAGCTGGACACATGCGTGTGCGACGGCACGGAGAGGAACATATGCGAGTATATCAAAGTGAGCATGAAGACTTTCTGCTCTGATTCCAGCGATAGGTTTGCAGGAAGTGGCTTTTCAGACTCTGAGGACGATTCTGAGGAAGATTACATCGACCAGGAGGATTATCAAGATGTGGAGAGCTCCTGTGACTCTCCACCTGGTCACACTGCTCTAAATGTCCTGACCACCATTTTGGTTTTAACCAAATTAATCTGA